TCATATATACCTCTGCACTAATTtggcaataaaaaatgttgacaatttttttctagcttttattggggactgttcgttattcaTGAGAATAATGATGTAAAACGGGAGAGgcatttcagatttttatttatttattttttgcttcacCATCTGTATTAACAGTGCCAACATATCTGTAAAGATGTAATAATTTAACTTTCCCACTCTGCATTTTCAGGTCAAAGTAGCACATAGGCAATTTGAAAATGCATATACAAACCCAAGTTAAAAatctatttcattttaaatatgaaagtactattttttaaatcatataaaaTGGGGTCacctttaaatattaatattagcaGATGTAATACATTTCCAAGCATTGGTTGTTAGTCATTTATATGAAGTTATATCTGaatgttcttcttctttttccccagaatgaccaaaaatagatttatttatttattttaaatgcatgttttctgtaaaaatctcccaaattacaccatttattatagccagaaactgtcaGATATGGCTATTTATGGAGAAGGGAGGGTTATTCTTTtttccagtcactcagggaggctcaaggaaaaataattgtAGGTATGATGAGGGtcatgataaaaaacaaaaaaaaaaacaaaacctaagtCACATCCCAGGTGCCCCCCTGCCATAATAATTATAGTACAGTCCCTTACACAGCTGAGCAGTTTAAATAAGCTATCACAactcatcatcattatttacaAACCGACAATGACCAtaccttttatatttaaaatcttaatctaAAAGGTAATATCAAAGCTGTCAGATTGATGTTGTGTagcataaaatacaatatgtgAAATTTGGTGAAGCAGAAGTAGCATAGTACTAAAGTAAAGTGCACATAGGTTTGTGCACTAAATGTCCACCACTGTATAAGATGTATGAGGAGAGTTTTAGTGCTGAAGAAATATTGTTCTAGGTTTCCTGACAACAGGTTTAAAGACTTTAACATGAGAATATTAAGCTTTGACACAGCCCTTTAACActttaatgaatatttggtgAGTTTTGAAACAATCACTAATCAAACTGTACTTTCAGGATACTGAAATATTGATGAACCTCTCtgtattctctgtttttgtcttttttttttttagtgaaatatctGAATGTTGACACTGGAATAGTCCTCCTGCGTTTCCCTAAAAGCTGTTATAAACTCCTCTGGTCTGCATTGCCTTTCATCACCGGGATTGAAACTCGTGGGCAGAAAATCCCATGTTTTCTGAACTGTTTGCATGTGGGGGGTGAGAAAAACATAGACACACATTTGATAATGAATGAATCATGCAAACCTTTTCACGActtaaaatattgactgaaCGGAAATtgaaggtgtttgttttttcaggaaCAATCAGAACATGCCAGAAGTTTCTGGTGCGATACAACACCCAGCAGCTTTGTCGAATGCTCCCTAAATGTAAAAACGAAGGTAAGGGATTTAATGAAA
The nucleotide sequence above comes from Plectropomus leopardus isolate mb unplaced genomic scaffold, YSFRI_Pleo_2.0 unplaced_scaffold25946, whole genome shotgun sequence. Encoded proteins:
- the LOC121966804 gene encoding ribonuclease P/MRP protein subunit POP5-like → KYLNVDTGIVLLRFPKSCYKLLWSALPFITGIETRGQKIPCFLNCLHVGGTIRTCQKFLVRYNTQQLCRMLPKCKNEEDKRQVQIEILNCSLTGGNKDAFKDEPKSEEDEDE